The following are encoded together in the Erwinia sp. E602 genome:
- the sapC gene encoding putrescine export ABC transporter permease SapC encodes MPSDNVYSEQRQPSPLRYTWGLFYRDTTAMVGFYAFIALLLLCLAGGLLAPYDIDQQFLGFQLLPPSWSHYGDVSFFLGTDDLGRDLLSRLLSGAAPTVGSAILVTLAAAFCAMLLGVLAGLTRGLRSAVLNHILDTLLSIPSLLLAIIVVAFLGPRLEHALLAVFLALLPRLVRAIYSAVHDELEKEYVVAARLDGASSLDILWHAILPNILALLITEFTRALSMAILDIAALGFLDLGAQLPSPEWGAMLGDSLELIYVAPWTVMLPGAAIMLSVLIVNLLGDGIRRAIVAGVE; translated from the coding sequence ATGCCCAGCGATAACGTCTACTCTGAACAGCGTCAGCCCAGCCCGCTGCGTTACACCTGGGGGCTGTTCTACCGCGATACCACGGCGATGGTGGGCTTTTATGCCTTTATCGCGCTGCTGCTGCTGTGCCTGGCCGGCGGCCTGCTGGCCCCTTATGATATAGACCAGCAGTTTTTAGGCTTCCAGCTGCTGCCGCCGTCGTGGTCACACTACGGCGACGTGTCGTTTTTCCTCGGCACCGACGATCTCGGCCGCGACCTGCTGAGCCGGCTGTTAAGCGGTGCGGCACCCACCGTCGGTTCGGCGATACTGGTGACGCTGGCGGCGGCGTTCTGTGCCATGCTGCTGGGGGTGCTGGCCGGGCTGACCCGAGGTTTACGTTCGGCGGTGCTCAACCATATCCTCGATACGCTGCTGTCGATCCCGTCGCTGCTGCTGGCAATTATCGTGGTGGCGTTTCTGGGTCCGCGTCTGGAGCATGCGCTGCTGGCGGTGTTCCTCGCGCTGCTGCCTCGGCTGGTGCGCGCCATTTACAGTGCGGTACACGACGAGCTGGAGAAAGAGTACGTGGTGGCGGCCCGGCTGGACGGTGCCAGCAGCCTCGATATACTCTGGCACGCTATCCTGCCGAATATTCTGGCACTGTTGATCACCGAATTTACCCGCGCGCTGTCGATGGCAATCCTCGACATTGCGGCCCTGGGCTTCCTCGATCTCGGCGCGCAGCTGCCCTCGCCGGAGTGGGGAGCAATGCTCGGCGATTCGCTGGAGCTGATCTACGTGGCCCCGTGGACGGTGATGCTGCCGGGCGCGGCGATTATGCTGAGCGTGCTGATCGTTAATCTGCTGGGTGACGGCATCCGCCGCGCCATCGTTGCGGGGGTGGAGTAA
- a CDS encoding PTS transporter subunit EIIC has product MKQFASNVHAFGKALMMPISVIAAAGIFLGVAAALQNPAITGEAFAGLPLPQLIIGFIRKVAGALFANLPLFFAVASAIGLAKAEKPTAAFAAAIGFIVMHVGVSATLAAQGLTAATTTPAALQQQGMDQTAAMMQAAEYIQMLGIFTYNMSVLGGVIAGLLTVVIHNHCYTVQLPTAIAFFGGRRFVPIVTVLVLPLAGVLLALIWPTIGNGIAWVGELIGKSGQYGAFLYGSSERLLIPTGLHHILNETVRFTPIGGVATVDGQTLVGALNIFNASLTHPGSVPDDTVREATRFLAQGKIPVMMFGLPAAALAIYRCARPAEKQRVKALMLAGALTSFSTGITEPLEFCFIFVSPVLYILHAVLSGLSFMLMSLMHLMIGNIQGGAIDLVVFGILGGSKTAWWWSIVLGLVYLPVYYYSFTFIIRRMRVETPGRESADQEPAATVSADERIKTIISGLGGAENISDVDCCFTRLRVRVNDMQQVADETLMTTGANGVRHVSEHDVQVIYGPQVEKIAAEVKAALGIG; this is encoded by the coding sequence ATGAAACAGTTCGCCAGTAACGTTCATGCCTTTGGAAAAGCACTTATGATGCCGATTTCGGTGATCGCCGCCGCCGGTATCTTTCTTGGTGTGGCCGCCGCGCTACAAAACCCGGCCATTACCGGCGAAGCCTTCGCTGGCCTGCCGCTGCCGCAGCTGATTATTGGCTTTATTCGCAAGGTGGCTGGCGCACTGTTTGCCAATCTGCCGCTGTTCTTCGCCGTGGCCAGTGCCATTGGTCTGGCAAAGGCGGAAAAGCCCACCGCCGCTTTTGCTGCGGCGATTGGTTTTATCGTTATGCACGTCGGCGTAAGCGCCACTCTGGCAGCACAGGGGCTGACCGCAGCCACCACCACCCCGGCGGCGCTGCAGCAGCAGGGGATGGATCAAACTGCCGCAATGATGCAGGCGGCGGAATATATCCAGATGCTTGGTATCTTTACCTATAACATGAGTGTCCTGGGTGGGGTGATAGCTGGCCTGCTGACCGTGGTCATTCACAACCATTGCTACACCGTGCAGTTGCCAACGGCGATCGCCTTCTTCGGCGGGCGTCGCTTTGTACCGATCGTTACCGTGCTGGTGCTGCCGCTGGCCGGCGTTCTGCTGGCGCTGATCTGGCCGACCATCGGCAACGGCATTGCCTGGGTCGGCGAGCTGATTGGCAAAAGCGGCCAGTATGGCGCCTTTCTTTATGGCAGCAGCGAGCGGCTGCTGATCCCCACCGGCCTGCATCATATCCTCAATGAAACCGTGCGCTTTACCCCTATTGGTGGTGTGGCCACGGTAGACGGACAAACGCTGGTCGGCGCACTGAATATCTTCAATGCCTCGCTGACCCACCCGGGCAGCGTGCCGGATGACACGGTGCGTGAGGCCACACGTTTTCTGGCGCAGGGAAAAATTCCGGTGATGATGTTTGGCCTGCCCGCCGCCGCACTGGCGATTTACCGCTGCGCACGCCCTGCAGAAAAGCAGCGGGTCAAGGCACTCATGCTGGCCGGGGCGCTGACCTCTTTCAGCACCGGCATTACCGAACCGCTGGAGTTCTGTTTTATCTTCGTTTCGCCGGTGCTCTACATCCTGCATGCCGTGCTGAGTGGCCTGTCGTTTATGCTGATGTCGCTGATGCACCTGATGATCGGCAACATACAGGGCGGGGCGATCGACCTGGTGGTGTTCGGTATTCTCGGTGGCAGTAAGACCGCCTGGTGGTGGAGCATTGTTCTGGGGCTGGTCTACCTGCCGGTCTATTACTACAGCTTTACCTTTATCATCAGGCGTATGCGGGTAGAGACACCGGGGCGAGAGTCAGCGGATCAGGAGCCGGCGGCAACGGTGTCAGCCGACGAGCGGATTAAAACCATTATCAGCGGGCTGGGCGGTGCGGAGAACATTAGTGACGTGGACTGCTGCTTCACCCGGCTACGGGTTAGGGTAAACGATATGCAGCAGGTGGCTGATGAAACGCTGATGACAACCGGGGCCAACGGCGTCAGGCATGTCAGTGAGCACGATGTGCAGGTGATTTATGGCCCACAGGTGGAGAAAATTGCGGCGGAGGTGAAGGCGGCGCTGGGGATCGGCTGA
- a CDS encoding DUF2158 domain-containing protein, whose product MFKAGDFVQGKTGGPKMVVLAVHGDTLSCARASDAEKKPFDVAVDSVNLYHEDGDFGVC is encoded by the coding sequence ATGTTTAAAGCAGGTGATTTCGTTCAAGGCAAAACCGGCGGCCCGAAAATGGTGGTGCTGGCCGTTCACGGCGACACGCTTAGCTGCGCGCGCGCCAGCGACGCAGAAAAAAAACCGTTCGATGTCGCGGTGGATAGCGTTAATCTTTACCACGAAGACGGCGATTTCGGCGTTTGCTGA
- a CDS encoding oxidoreductase — translation MEQRRLPGNSQWYHETQTSLPTQRAPLVPEAANVEDRFLLGLGQQANGELNTLLQRAEPVMHASRDLYPLLFPDLLNTSLTHTLTLYDRLCTALTVAQVAGVQRLCNHYAARLNPLPGPDSSRESNRRLTQITEYARQLAGQPTLIDAAALQRLDDAGLTAPDIVTFNQIIGFVCWQARVVAGIHAFMALPVRWIPGVAVPPDADASCLQPGDWQPALPPLEPRYAAADQLVAINSSAPLGLPEAACWLFAHDGRVLSGWSALLAALAASQQTAETRLAAAVASRINGSAGCFYRYPEGALRDALAEGVDRALHLATPVEQAVINLAAQLTRSPERFSAAHLQPLRDAGLSDGRVLAAVLSAAAASWGNRLMQGLGL, via the coding sequence ATGGAACAACGCCGCCTTCCCGGCAACAGCCAGTGGTATCATGAAACCCAGACCAGCCTGCCCACGCAGCGCGCGCCGCTGGTGCCTGAAGCTGCCAACGTTGAAGACCGTTTTCTGCTTGGTCTTGGGCAGCAGGCGAACGGCGAACTGAATACCCTTCTGCAACGGGCAGAACCGGTGATGCACGCCTCACGGGATCTTTACCCGCTGCTGTTCCCCGACCTGCTGAACACCAGCCTGACCCATACGCTCACCCTCTATGACCGGTTATGTACCGCGCTGACCGTGGCGCAGGTTGCCGGTGTGCAGCGTTTGTGCAACCACTATGCGGCGCGGCTGAACCCACTGCCGGGCCCGGACTCCTCACGCGAAAGCAACCGCCGTCTGACGCAGATCACCGAGTATGCCCGCCAGCTGGCCGGGCAGCCGACGCTGATCGATGCCGCCGCGCTGCAGCGGCTGGACGACGCGGGCCTGACCGCGCCGGATATCGTTACCTTCAACCAGATTATCGGCTTTGTCTGCTGGCAGGCGCGGGTGGTGGCTGGCATTCATGCATTCATGGCGCTGCCGGTGCGCTGGATCCCGGGCGTTGCCGTGCCGCCAGATGCCGATGCGTCCTGCCTTCAACCCGGCGACTGGCAGCCTGCCCTGCCGCCGCTGGAGCCACGCTATGCGGCGGCGGATCAGCTGGTGGCCATTAACAGCAGCGCGCCGCTGGGGCTGCCGGAGGCCGCCTGCTGGCTGTTTGCACACGACGGCAGGGTGCTTTCCGGCTGGAGCGCGCTGCTGGCGGCGCTGGCGGCGTCACAGCAAACGGCAGAAACACGGTTGGCGGCAGCCGTGGCATCACGCATCAACGGCAGCGCCGGCTGCTTTTACCGCTACCCTGAAGGCGCGTTGCGCGATGCGCTGGCCGAAGGCGTGGATCGGGCGCTGCACTTAGCCACACCGGTTGAACAGGCGGTGATTAACCTGGCCGCCCAGCTGACACGTTCCCCGGAGCGCTTCAGCGCTGCACATCTGCAGCCGCTGCGCGACGCCGGATTAAGCGATGGCCGGGTGTTAGCGGCGGTATTAAGCGCGGCGGCAGCCAGCTGGGGCAACCGGCTGATGCAGGGGTTGGGTTTATAA
- the sapF gene encoding putrescine export ABC transporter ATP-binding protein SapF, translating to MSETLLEVRGLSKTWRYRTGLFHRQHVEAVKAVSFTLRERQTLAIIGENGSGKSTLAKMLSGMVAPSTGQILIDGHPLEFGDYGYRSQRIRMIFQDPSTSLNPRQRISQILDLPLRLNTELDADAREKRIIATLRQVGLLRDHAAYYPHMLAPGQQQRVGLARALILQPQVIVADEALASLDMSMRSQLINLMLELQQKHGIAYIYVTQHLGMMKHISDQLLVMHQGEVVERGSTADVLACPMHEQTKRLISSHFGEALTADAWRKDR from the coding sequence ATGAGTGAAACGCTGCTGGAAGTGCGCGGGCTGAGTAAAACCTGGCGCTACCGCACCGGCCTGTTCCATCGTCAGCACGTTGAGGCGGTGAAGGCGGTCAGCTTTACGCTGCGCGAGCGGCAAACGCTGGCGATTATCGGCGAAAACGGCTCCGGTAAGTCGACGCTGGCGAAGATGCTCAGCGGCATGGTCGCCCCGAGCACCGGACAGATCCTGATCGACGGGCACCCGCTGGAGTTCGGCGACTATGGCTATCGCAGCCAGCGCATCCGCATGATTTTTCAGGACCCGTCCACCTCGCTGAACCCGCGTCAGCGCATCAGTCAGATCCTTGACTTACCCCTGCGGCTGAACACCGAGCTGGACGCCGACGCGCGGGAGAAACGCATTATCGCCACCCTGCGCCAGGTCGGGCTGCTGCGCGACCACGCCGCCTATTATCCGCATATGCTGGCACCGGGTCAGCAGCAACGCGTTGGCCTGGCGCGTGCGCTGATCCTGCAGCCGCAGGTGATCGTGGCCGATGAGGCGCTGGCGTCGCTGGATATGTCGATGCGCTCACAGCTGATTAACCTGATGCTTGAGCTGCAGCAGAAACACGGCATCGCCTATATCTACGTTACCCAGCATCTGGGGATGATGAAGCATATCAGCGACCAGCTGCTGGTGATGCATCAGGGGGAGGTGGTGGAGCGCGGCAGCACCGCCGACGTGCTGGCCTGCCCGATGCACGAACAAACCAAACGCCTGATCTCCAGCCACTTTGGTGAAGCGTTAACCGCTGACGCCTGGCGTAAAGACCGCTGA
- a CDS encoding LysR family transcriptional regulator: MDIKQLTYLVNLERERHFGRAAEASFVSQPTLSMRLKNLERELGLSLINRSNNFDGFTPEGERVLAWAREMVSVYQGLKLEVESLKHGVSGTLRIGVVPQCSISLPELLKAVSGRYPQLDYRVAVLSADQLLEALNSHTVDAGIGFFELATLRELHFQAERVADKGVELLYHPQQFPQLMGNEPLTLGGLAGVPLCLAEPTRYFRRYLDGHFREAGVTPRVVLETTSVFQLLQATQVGLGCLLSPVGQLLPGMTGELQRRVISVPPMSRQAAIVIAEPGRATPLAQHFFDAVRGSV; the protein is encoded by the coding sequence TTGGACATCAAGCAATTAACCTACCTTGTCAATCTTGAGCGCGAGCGCCACTTTGGCCGCGCCGCCGAGGCCAGCTTTGTCAGCCAGCCAACGCTCTCTATGCGCCTGAAAAATCTGGAGCGCGAGCTGGGGCTGTCGCTGATTAACCGCAGCAACAACTTTGACGGATTTACGCCGGAGGGGGAGCGGGTGCTGGCCTGGGCGCGTGAGATGGTTTCCGTCTATCAGGGGCTGAAGCTGGAGGTGGAATCACTGAAGCACGGCGTCAGCGGCACGCTGCGCATTGGCGTGGTGCCGCAGTGCAGCATTTCGCTGCCGGAACTGCTAAAGGCGGTCAGCGGCCGCTACCCGCAGCTGGATTATCGCGTGGCGGTGCTCAGCGCCGATCAGCTGCTTGAGGCGCTGAACAGCCACACCGTAGATGCAGGCATCGGTTTCTTCGAGCTGGCGACGTTACGTGAACTGCATTTTCAGGCGGAGCGGGTGGCGGATAAGGGCGTAGAGTTGCTGTACCACCCACAGCAGTTTCCACAGCTGATGGGGAACGAGCCGCTGACGCTGGGTGGACTGGCTGGTGTACCGCTGTGCCTGGCCGAACCCACGCGCTATTTCCGCCGCTATCTTGATGGACACTTCCGCGAGGCCGGTGTAACGCCAAGGGTGGTACTGGAAACCACCTCGGTGTTTCAGCTGTTGCAGGCAACCCAGGTCGGGTTGGGCTGCCTGCTCTCTCCGGTGGGGCAATTGCTGCCAGGTATGACCGGAGAACTGCAGCGCCGGGTTATAAGCGTACCGCCGATGTCACGGCAGGCCGCCATTGTTATTGCTGAACCCGGACGCGCTACGCCGCTGGCGCAGCACTTTTTTGATGCGGTGCGTGGATCAGTTTGA
- the sapB gene encoding putrescine export ABC transporter permease SapB, protein MIIYTLRRLVLFMVTLFMLTLVGFSLSYFTPHAPLQGASLFDAWLFWFKGIVQLDFGVSSINGQSINQQLREVFPATLELCFMAFALAMLVGIPLGMVAGVMRNKWQDKAISAVALLGFSVPVFWLALLLTLFFSLNLGWLPVSGRFDLLYPVQNVTGFALIDAWLSDSPWRHEMILSALTHMVLPVTALAVAPTTEVIRLLRISTREVMEKNYVKAAATRGLSLFTIIRRHVLHNAVPPVIPRLGLQFSTMLTLAMITEMVFSWPGLGRWLIGAIRQQDYAAISAGVMVVGALVIAVNVLADILGAMLTPLKHKEWYAQR, encoded by the coding sequence ATGATTATCTACACCCTGCGCCGGCTGGTGCTGTTCATGGTCACGCTGTTTATGCTGACGCTGGTCGGCTTCAGCCTCAGCTATTTTACCCCGCACGCCCCGCTGCAGGGCGCGTCGCTGTTTGACGCCTGGCTGTTCTGGTTTAAAGGCATCGTGCAGCTCGATTTTGGCGTCTCCAGCATTAACGGTCAGTCAATCAACCAGCAGCTGCGTGAGGTGTTTCCGGCCACCCTGGAGCTGTGCTTTATGGCCTTTGCGCTGGCGATGCTGGTCGGCATCCCGCTGGGGATGGTCGCCGGGGTGATGCGCAACAAGTGGCAGGATAAGGCGATCAGCGCCGTGGCGCTGCTCGGTTTCTCGGTACCGGTGTTCTGGCTGGCGCTGCTGCTGACGCTGTTCTTCTCACTGAACCTGGGCTGGCTGCCGGTCTCCGGCCGTTTCGATCTGCTCTACCCGGTGCAGAACGTCACCGGCTTTGCGCTGATTGACGCCTGGCTGAGTGATTCGCCGTGGCGGCATGAGATGATCCTCAGCGCGCTGACCCATATGGTGCTGCCGGTCACCGCGCTGGCGGTGGCCCCGACCACCGAAGTGATCCGCCTGCTGCGCATCAGCACCCGGGAAGTGATGGAGAAGAACTATGTCAAAGCCGCCGCCACTCGCGGTTTGTCCCTGTTCACCATTATCCGCCGCCACGTGCTGCATAACGCGGTGCCGCCGGTGATCCCGCGCCTCGGGCTGCAGTTCTCCACCATGCTGACGCTGGCGATGATCACCGAGATGGTGTTCAGCTGGCCCGGTCTCGGCCGCTGGCTGATCGGCGCCATCCGTCAGCAGGATTACGCCGCCATCTCCGCCGGCGTGATGGTGGTCGGTGCGCTGGTGATCGCCGTCAACGTGCTGGCCGATATTCTCGGTGCCATGCTGACGCCATTGAAGCATAAGGAGTGGTATGCCCAGCGATAA
- the sapD gene encoding putrescine export ABC transporter ATP-binding protein SapD, translated as MPLLDIRNLTIEFMTADGPVKAVDRVSITLTEGEIRGLVGESGSGKSLIAKAICGVTKDNWRVTADRMRFDDIDLLHLSPRERRKIIGHNISMIFQEPQSCLDPSARVGTQIKQAIPGWTWKGRWYQRFRWRHRRAIELLHRVGIKDHKDIMRSYPYEITEGECQKVMIAIALANQPRLLIADEPTNAMEPTTQAQIFRLLTRLNQNNNTTILLISHDLQMLSQWADRINVMYCGQTVESAASDALIAAPHHPYTQALIRAMPDFGRALPHKSRLNTLPGAIPSLEHLPIGCRLGPRCPYAQKTCIATPRLSGPKAHLFACHFPLNMESQP; from the coding sequence ATGCCGCTACTGGACATTCGTAATCTGACCATTGAGTTTATGACCGCTGACGGCCCGGTGAAGGCGGTGGACCGCGTCAGCATCACCCTGACGGAAGGCGAGATCCGCGGCCTGGTCGGCGAGTCGGGTTCAGGGAAAAGCCTGATTGCCAAGGCGATCTGCGGCGTGACCAAAGACAACTGGCGGGTAACGGCGGACCGCATGCGCTTTGACGATATCGACCTGCTGCACCTGTCGCCGCGCGAGCGGCGTAAGATCATTGGTCACAATATTTCGATGATTTTTCAGGAGCCACAGTCGTGCCTCGATCCGTCAGCACGCGTCGGCACCCAGATTAAGCAGGCCATTCCCGGCTGGACCTGGAAAGGCCGCTGGTATCAGCGCTTCCGCTGGCGTCACCGCCGCGCCATCGAGCTGCTGCACCGGGTGGGCATTAAAGATCATAAAGACATCATGCGCAGCTACCCTTATGAGATCACCGAGGGGGAGTGCCAGAAGGTGATGATCGCCATTGCGCTGGCCAACCAGCCGCGCCTGCTGATCGCCGACGAGCCCACTAACGCCATGGAGCCGACCACTCAGGCGCAGATTTTCCGCCTGCTGACGCGGCTTAATCAGAATAACAACACCACCATTTTGCTGATCAGCCACGACCTGCAGATGCTCAGCCAGTGGGCCGACCGCATCAACGTGATGTACTGCGGGCAGACGGTGGAGTCGGCGGCCAGCGACGCGCTGATCGCCGCGCCGCATCACCCTTATACCCAGGCGCTGATCCGTGCCATGCCTGACTTTGGCCGCGCGCTGCCGCACAAAAGCCGCCTGAATACCCTGCCGGGCGCGATCCCGTCGCTGGAACACCTGCCGATCGGCTGCCGGCTGGGGCCGCGCTGCCCCTATGCGCAGAAAACCTGCATCGCCACGCCGCGGCTCAGCGGGCCGAAGGCCCACCTGTTTGCCTGCCACTTCCCGCTGAATATGGAGAGCCAGCCATGA
- a CDS encoding FdhF/YdeP family oxidoreductase → MKFKEAIKPYQAAAGGWGSLEATTRFVFDSKQVIKNMRNLMRMNKAKGFDCPGCAWGDDNKSTFSFCENGAKAVTWEATRRHIGAEFFAQYSVSQLYQQSDYFLEYQGRLTEPLRYNRETDHYEPISWDNAFALIARHVHAMDNPHQMELYTSGRASNEASWLYQLFGRLNGSNNFPDCSNMCHEASGTGLKRSIGVGKGTIRLDDFDHASAIFVFGQNPGTNHPRMLHSLRHAADNGASIVTFNTLRERGLERFADPQKPLEVVTSMAGQISSSYYQPNLGGDMAAVRGMVKVLAETHRARLAAGESGLFDQAFISANTEGVEAYLATVDATPWSHIVSQSGLSEQQIREAATLYQNAERVICTWAMGITQHKHSVDTVREIVNLQLLFGQLGKKGAGLCPVRGHSNVQGNRTMGIDEKPSKAFLDSLGSHFDFEPPREPGHNTVEALEAMLRDEIKVLIALGGNLAAAAPDSPRTEQALKRCGLTVQISTKLNRSHLCPGAVDALILPTLGRTEQDLQASGPQFITVEDSFSMVHASEGVGKPIADTQRSETWIVAGIANAVLGSAKVDWQGLADDYGRIREHIAATIPGFSDFNAKCDLKGGFYLGNAAAELRFTTLHEKAQFSAAALPDSLFPPLAEAVPYTLQTLRSHDQYNTTIYGLDDRYRGVYGQREVLFINAEDMQRQGLAAGDLVDIETLWNDGITRKVSGFKLVPYAIPRGNLAAYYPETNPLVPLSSFGDGSGTPTSKSVPVKISLSPQVPGLRIA, encoded by the coding sequence ATGAAATTTAAAGAAGCGATTAAGCCCTATCAGGCCGCAGCCGGCGGCTGGGGTTCACTGGAAGCCACCACCCGTTTTGTCTTTGACAGTAAGCAGGTGATCAAGAACATGCGTAACCTGATGCGCATGAACAAAGCCAAAGGTTTTGACTGCCCGGGCTGTGCCTGGGGCGATGACAATAAAAGCACCTTCAGCTTCTGCGAAAACGGCGCCAAGGCGGTGACCTGGGAAGCCACCCGCCGCCATATCGGTGCAGAGTTCTTCGCCCAGTACAGCGTCAGCCAGCTTTACCAGCAAAGTGATTACTTTCTTGAATATCAGGGCCGTCTGACCGAACCGCTGCGCTACAACCGTGAAACCGACCATTACGAGCCCATCAGCTGGGATAACGCCTTCGCGCTGATCGCCCGCCATGTCCACGCGATGGATAATCCCCATCAGATGGAGCTGTACACTTCCGGCCGCGCCAGTAACGAAGCCTCCTGGCTCTATCAGCTGTTTGGTCGCCTGAACGGCAGCAATAACTTCCCCGACTGTTCGAACATGTGCCATGAGGCCAGCGGCACCGGTCTGAAGCGCAGCATCGGCGTCGGTAAGGGCACCATTCGTCTGGATGACTTTGACCACGCCAGTGCGATCTTCGTTTTCGGACAAAACCCGGGCACCAACCACCCGCGTATGCTGCACAGCCTGCGCCACGCCGCCGACAACGGCGCGAGCATCGTCACCTTCAATACCCTGCGCGAACGCGGCCTTGAGCGCTTTGCCGACCCGCAGAAGCCGCTGGAAGTGGTCACCAGCATGGCCGGCCAGATCAGTTCCAGCTACTATCAGCCCAACCTCGGCGGCGATATGGCCGCGGTGCGCGGCATGGTCAAGGTGCTGGCAGAGACCCATCGCGCCCGCCTCGCCGCAGGGGAAAGCGGCCTGTTTGACCAGGCCTTTATCAGCGCCAATACCGAGGGCGTGGAGGCATACCTGGCCACCGTTGATGCCACTCCGTGGTCGCATATTGTGAGCCAGTCCGGCCTGAGCGAGCAGCAGATCCGCGAAGCGGCCACCCTCTACCAGAACGCCGAACGGGTGATCTGTACCTGGGCGATGGGCATCACCCAGCATAAACATTCGGTAGATACGGTCCGCGAAATCGTTAACCTGCAGCTGCTGTTTGGTCAGCTGGGCAAAAAAGGTGCCGGCCTGTGCCCGGTGCGCGGCCACAGCAACGTGCAGGGCAACCGTACAATGGGCATCGATGAGAAGCCCTCAAAGGCATTCCTTGACAGCCTCGGCAGCCATTTTGACTTTGAGCCGCCGCGCGAACCCGGCCACAACACCGTTGAAGCGCTGGAAGCGATGCTGCGCGATGAGATTAAGGTGCTGATCGCCCTCGGCGGCAATCTGGCGGCAGCCGCGCCGGACAGTCCGCGTACCGAGCAGGCGCTGAAGCGCTGCGGTTTAACGGTGCAGATCAGTACCAAGCTGAACCGCAGCCACCTGTGCCCCGGCGCGGTGGACGCGCTGATCCTGCCGACCCTTGGCCGTACCGAGCAGGATCTGCAGGCCAGCGGCCCGCAGTTTATTACCGTCGAGGACTCGTTCAGCATGGTGCACGCCTCGGAAGGGGTGGGTAAACCGATCGCCGACACCCAGCGCTCGGAAACCTGGATCGTCGCCGGTATCGCCAACGCGGTGCTGGGCAGTGCGAAGGTCGACTGGCAGGGGCTGGCCGATGACTACGGCAGGATCCGTGAACATATTGCGGCGACCATTCCCGGCTTCAGCGACTTTAACGCCAAATGCGATCTGAAGGGCGGCTTCTACCTTGGCAACGCCGCCGCCGAACTGCGCTTTACTACCCTGCATGAGAAGGCGCAGTTTAGCGCCGCCGCCCTGCCCGACTCGCTGTTCCCGCCGCTGGCCGAGGCGGTGCCTTATACGCTGCAGACGTTACGCTCCCACGATCAGTACAATACCACCATTTATGGCCTTGATGACCGTTACCGCGGCGTGTATGGCCAGCGCGAGGTGCTGTTTATCAACGCGGAAGATATGCAGCGCCAGGGGCTGGCCGCAGGCGACCTGGTGGATATTGAAACGCTGTGGAATGATGGCATTACCCGTAAAGTCAGCGGCTTTAAGCTGGTGCCTTACGCCATCCCGCGCGGCAACCTCGCCGCCTACTATCCGGAAACCAATCCGCTGGTGCCGCTCTCAAGCTTTGGCGACGGTAGCGGTACGCCAACCTCTAAGTCGGTGCCGGTGAAAATCAGCCTGTCGCCGCAGGTGCCGGGGCTGCGCATCGCCTGA